A region of Massilia sp. KIM DNA encodes the following proteins:
- a CDS encoding Dabb family protein, which translates to MSANLSASLRHVVLFAFKDAAGADEIDAIASDFATLKNAIPAVAGFEWGTNVSPEGLNQGFTHCFTLSFRSVEDRDAYLVHPEHQRFVSTLGGLLEKSLVIDYWAQEE; encoded by the coding sequence ATGTCAGCCAACCTGTCCGCTTCGCTGCGCCACGTCGTCCTGTTCGCGTTCAAGGACGCCGCGGGCGCCGACGAGATCGACGCCATCGCTTCCGATTTCGCCACCCTGAAGAACGCCATCCCGGCCGTCGCCGGCTTCGAGTGGGGCACCAACGTCAGCCCTGAGGGCTTGAACCAGGGCTTCACGCACTGCTTCACCCTCTCCTTCCGCTCGGTCGAGGACCGCGACGCCTACCTGGTGCATCCGGAACACCAGCGCTTCGTCTCCACGCTGGGCGGCTTGCTGGAGAAGTCGCTGGTGATCGACTACTGGGCCCAGGAAGAATAA